A single Haloglycomyces albus DSM 45210 DNA region contains:
- a CDS encoding peroxiredoxin → MTTPPSEGDTVADFTLPDQRGRAQRLSELLVDGPVVLFFYPAAMTPGCTAEACRFRDMNAEFRQAGAHSVGISMDDVARQTEFADTHGFDFPLLSDVEGRVAELFGVLITNADGSTQVTRDTFVIGTDRRVVTHVHDESNMNRHADAALAALR, encoded by the coding sequence ATGACCACACCACCTTCCGAGGGCGATACCGTCGCCGACTTCACTCTCCCTGACCAGCGGGGTCGTGCCCAACGACTGTCCGAACTGCTTGTCGACGGTCCCGTGGTGTTGTTTTTCTATCCGGCGGCGATGACGCCGGGATGCACGGCTGAGGCGTGCCGTTTTCGTGACATGAACGCGGAGTTTCGGCAGGCGGGAGCTCATAGTGTGGGTATCAGCATGGACGATGTTGCGCGGCAGACGGAGTTCGCCGATACTCATGGTTTTGATTTCCCCTTGCTGTCCGATGTCGAGGGCAGGGTTGCCGAACTGTTCGGAGTTCTCATCACCAACGCCGACGGTTCGACACAAGTGACCCGCGATACCTTTGTGATCGGTACCGACCGGCGCGTCGTCACGCACGTTCACGACGAATCCAATATGAACCGCCATGCCGACGCGGCGTTGGCGGCGTTGCGATAA
- the thpR gene encoding RNA 2',3'-cyclic phosphodiesterase — MHYFIGLPVPTTIYNELPTLNANTTLYDPDSWHITLAYLGNLTNDQHHTTTEILRHTAQHHPAPTLTCTGAFHLSGHLCTGLDGDITTLTNLANELRHQLNNRGLHHDTRPFLPHLTLAHNTHPNDTTPLQHWQSTSWTATALALYQTQQQRRYQITDYHSLTPTPPNPPNQPTNQIK, encoded by the coding sequence ATGCACTACTTCATCGGACTCCCAGTCCCCACAACCATATACAACGAACTCCCCACCCTCAACGCCAACACCACACTCTACGACCCCGACAGCTGGCACATCACCCTCGCCTACCTCGGAAACCTCACCAACGACCAACACCACACCACCACCGAAATCCTACGACACACCGCCCAACACCACCCCGCACCCACACTCACCTGCACCGGAGCATTCCACCTCAGCGGCCACCTCTGCACCGGACTCGACGGCGACATCACCACCCTCACCAACCTCGCCAACGAACTCCGCCACCAACTCAACAACCGAGGACTACACCACGACACCCGCCCATTCCTCCCACACCTCACCCTCGCCCACAACACCCACCCCAACGACACCACCCCACTACAACACTGGCAATCCACCAGCTGGACCGCCACAGCACTCGCCCTCTACCAAACACAACAACAACGCCGATACCAAATCACCGACTACCACTCACTCACTCCAACACCACCAAACCCACCCAACCAACCCACAAATCAGATTAAATAA
- a CDS encoding TetR/AcrR family transcriptional regulator — protein sequence MTNTSDPQNSRGRRTRAALLNAIAEIVEADGFDALTMGEVAKRAGVSRRAVYLHFANRPDLIPALHDHVVEELGLVDSLEHVWNAANGPEALREWAYHLARVHTNVLEVDRAVRYSQQSDPVVRQYRLDTAERQLDNCRFIIGMLADEGNLSPEWTVEDAVDMLWSLVSTDMMDALINERNWDSDKFGVKLAFMLERTFLNG from the coding sequence ATGACAAATACATCTGATCCGCAAAACTCCCGCGGGCGGCGGACTCGGGCCGCTCTGCTGAACGCCATTGCCGAAATCGTTGAAGCCGACGGATTCGACGCACTCACCATGGGGGAGGTGGCCAAACGAGCCGGAGTCAGCCGGCGGGCCGTCTATCTGCATTTTGCGAACCGGCCGGATCTCATTCCCGCGCTGCACGACCACGTTGTGGAAGAGCTGGGGTTGGTCGATTCCCTCGAACACGTATGGAACGCCGCGAACGGCCCGGAGGCCTTGCGGGAATGGGCTTATCATCTGGCACGGGTGCACACGAACGTGTTGGAAGTGGACCGAGCGGTGCGCTACTCGCAGCAATCCGACCCGGTCGTGCGGCAATACCGCCTGGATACCGCCGAACGGCAGCTGGACAACTGCCGTTTCATAATTGGAATGCTGGCCGACGAAGGTAATCTGTCGCCCGAATGGACGGTGGAGGATGCCGTTGACATGCTCTGGTCGTTGGTGTCGACCGACATGATGGACGCATTGATCAACGAACGCAACTGGGATAGCGACAAGTTCGGCGTCAAGTTGGCGTTCATGCTGGAACGGACCTTTCTCAACGGCTAG
- a CDS encoding MFS transporter, which yields MTHPDVLPRIQNRWIHVIGAGLLLFMIQLDALTVSASIPTITTQLDTTPAVAQWALLGYTLPAIAFAYPAGRWLSTIGQRTALLYSITGFAGIGILAALSPTIELLITARVGQGCFAALTFVLMPLWASDAVQPEKRGRAMGIVFTIGPLGGLLGPFIGGQLTDLFGWQPIFLLNLPVAVVTLAIAATLPADGRLHTPNGETIKDALLMTAAAGVVMVSLTLASETHLAYLAGLLVAVPILITWLRLPAGEQIKRLLAITTVRGSLTALWAQTAVQLGISLLIPFFAQRELGASAGETGILLTVLALGMIVGSPASGWLSDYWGARQTAATGMIGIALGALSLVGLNADWSLLDVTWRMGILGLGIGLFAGAQTALTISAVPANLASAVSGAISLARQCAIGTAPALATIAWSLGDYGITGMRMAIIGAAIIAVIGFVAVVKGRTEQAAHT from the coding sequence GTGACACACCCCGACGTTCTTCCCCGAATACAGAACCGGTGGATCCATGTCATCGGCGCGGGCCTGCTGCTGTTCATGATCCAATTGGACGCACTGACCGTCAGCGCCTCCATCCCGACGATTACCACCCAGCTCGACACCACACCGGCAGTGGCACAATGGGCACTCTTGGGCTACACCCTCCCGGCGATTGCCTTCGCCTATCCGGCCGGCCGGTGGCTCTCGACCATAGGACAACGAACGGCACTGCTCTATTCCATCACCGGGTTCGCCGGAATCGGAATTCTCGCGGCCTTGTCCCCCACCATCGAATTGCTCATCACCGCTCGGGTCGGTCAGGGCTGTTTCGCCGCCCTGACCTTCGTCCTCATGCCCCTCTGGGCCAGCGACGCAGTACAGCCGGAAAAACGCGGCCGCGCCATGGGAATCGTCTTCACCATCGGACCCCTCGGAGGACTCCTCGGCCCCTTCATCGGTGGACAATTGACCGACCTCTTCGGATGGCAGCCGATCTTCCTTCTCAACCTGCCGGTCGCCGTAGTCACCCTCGCCATCGCCGCCACTCTTCCCGCTGATGGACGCCTCCACACCCCCAACGGAGAGACCATAAAAGACGCGCTACTGATGACCGCTGCAGCCGGCGTGGTCATGGTCAGCCTGACACTCGCGTCGGAAACACATCTCGCCTACCTCGCCGGGCTACTCGTCGCCGTCCCCATTCTGATCACCTGGCTGCGGCTTCCAGCGGGCGAACAGATCAAACGACTGCTGGCCATCACAACCGTTCGCGGCTCACTGACGGCACTGTGGGCCCAGACGGCCGTACAGCTGGGCATCAGCCTACTCATTCCCTTCTTCGCACAACGCGAACTCGGTGCCTCGGCCGGTGAGACCGGAATACTGCTGACCGTATTGGCACTGGGGATGATCGTGGGAAGCCCCGCCTCCGGCTGGCTCAGTGACTACTGGGGAGCACGTCAGACCGCAGCCACCGGAATGATCGGCATCGCCCTGGGCGCTCTCAGCCTGGTGGGGTTGAACGCCGACTGGTCCCTTCTCGACGTGACCTGGCGAATGGGGATCCTCGGGTTGGGAATCGGCTTGTTCGCGGGAGCCCAGACGGCACTGACGATTTCAGCCGTACCCGCCAACCTTGCCTCGGCCGTATCAGGTGCGATCAGTTTGGCACGACAATGTGCGATCGGTACGGCCCCCGCGTTGGCCACCATCGCGTGGAGCCTAGGCGACTACGGGATAACGGGAATGCGCATGGCCATTATCGGTGCCGCGATCATCGCCGTCATCGGATTCGTCGCCGTCGTCAAAGGACGAACGGAACAGGCGGCCCACACCTAA
- a CDS encoding SDR family NAD(P)-dependent oxidoreductase: protein MSNVSDDRPIALVTGATAGIGTAFCRALAADGYRLVLSARNEERLKELAESFDGAEVLPLDLSTDDGMGRLERFAASRRIDMLVNNAGFGLSGTFLKVPAADEVAMHRLHTEAVLRGTLAVLPGMVERGGGRIVNTASVAAFFPGSTYAASKSWVVSFSQSVASEVAAHGVNVTALCPGFTRTEFHQRAGMNMSKLPEFMWLDADRVVKVGLHHNRHGKAVSVPALQYKAMSTLGRLLPMGLSSKVLGTISRRRVESARH from the coding sequence ATGTCTAATGTTAGTGATGATCGCCCGATTGCGTTGGTAACGGGCGCGACGGCGGGTATCGGTACGGCGTTTTGTCGGGCGTTGGCGGCCGACGGATATCGTTTGGTCCTTTCGGCACGCAATGAGGAGCGCTTGAAGGAATTGGCGGAGTCGTTCGACGGCGCTGAAGTGTTGCCACTGGATCTGTCCACTGACGATGGTATGGGCCGACTGGAGCGGTTCGCCGCCTCACGTCGTATCGATATGCTGGTGAACAATGCGGGTTTCGGTTTGAGCGGCACGTTTTTGAAGGTGCCCGCCGCGGATGAAGTGGCGATGCACCGCCTGCACACCGAAGCGGTGCTACGGGGGACCTTGGCGGTTCTGCCCGGCATGGTGGAGCGCGGCGGCGGTCGTATCGTCAATACCGCCTCGGTGGCGGCGTTCTTCCCCGGCAGCACCTATGCGGCGTCGAAATCGTGGGTGGTGAGCTTCAGCCAGTCGGTGGCGTCGGAAGTGGCCGCCCACGGAGTCAACGTCACCGCCCTGTGCCCGGGTTTCACCCGCACGGAGTTCCACCAACGCGCCGGAATGAATATGAGTAAGCTTCCGGAGTTCATGTGGTTGGACGCCGATCGAGTCGTCAAGGTCGGTTTGCACCATAACCGTCACGGCAAAGCCGTCTCGGTGCCCGCCCTGCAGTACAAGGCCATGTCGACACTGGGTCGATTGTTGCCCATGGGCCTCAGCTCCAAGGTGTTGGGGACCATCAGCCGCCGGCGCGTCGAATCGGCACGCCACTGA
- a CDS encoding spermidine synthase, producing the protein MNRRVEELGWQSTPLGEITLRRRYDPIVQTDVYEVKLDDDFLMSSLFPVAEEELAHRALERLHGDALSVLVGGLGLGYTAKAALSDDRVADLTVMEYSDVLIDWNRDNLIPDTAGLAADPRTTLRCADFFASAAGEIGFDPDHPGRQYDAILLDIDHSPQHVLNESHRPFYMPSGLQELERFLAPDGIFAMWSDDPPEDEFMAVLDTAFSDIEAHRVWFHNPFTGGQSSNTVYLAQR; encoded by the coding sequence GTGAATAGACGCGTGGAAGAACTCGGATGGCAGTCGACACCTCTCGGTGAGATCACTCTACGGCGCCGCTACGACCCGATCGTTCAGACCGATGTATACGAAGTGAAACTCGACGACGATTTCCTCATGTCCAGCCTCTTTCCGGTTGCCGAAGAAGAACTGGCTCATCGCGCACTCGAACGTCTCCACGGCGATGCGCTATCCGTCCTAGTCGGTGGTCTCGGCTTGGGATACACGGCAAAGGCGGCCCTGAGCGACGATCGAGTCGCAGACCTAACGGTCATGGAATACTCCGATGTACTCATCGATTGGAACCGAGACAACCTCATTCCCGACACTGCAGGCCTGGCCGCAGACCCCCGCACCACGCTCAGATGCGCCGACTTCTTCGCCTCCGCCGCGGGAGAGATAGGTTTCGACCCCGATCACCCCGGCCGACAATACGACGCGATCCTATTGGACATCGACCACTCGCCACAACACGTACTCAACGAATCCCACCGCCCCTTCTACATGCCGTCAGGCCTCCAAGAACTAGAACGCTTCCTCGCACCAGACGGCATCTTCGCCATGTGGTCCGACGACCCACCCGAAGACGAATTCATGGCGGTACTCGACACAGCATTCAGCGACATCGAAGCCCACCGAGTCTGGTTCCACAACCCCTTCACGGGAGGACAATCCTCAAACACCGTTTATCTCGCACAACGATAA
- a CDS encoding Hsp70 family protein codes for MHATSTTSALGIDFGTTHTVAHLRHHDNRITAQLFDGNTLLPSAVFAETDGSLTTGRDAVDSGRHNPERLELNPKRRIDDGSVFLGADDYPLEQLVAAVLSRVKTECERTAAALGPVTITVPASWGATRRLVIQDAASQAGFGQVTLVPEPVAAANHFLSLSNVSVPDGGAVVVYDFGAGTFDATVLQRQGGALNVVALDGSDSLGGLDVDQALVEYLVGQYPDEDWSWLNSPAGTQQQRWVREFFDAVRTAKERLSRQTTAEVHLPHGSSATHLTRAELDEVVAPLIRRTVRTTQGVIRASGIGPDAVAGIFLVGGSSRMPIVATTVHEQLGMAPVALEQPELAVSEGALVNPAAAASPPSPPPQAFSPPAPVEPNRPRRLRTMAAVSSVAAVAVVALVVAFVLLPGDDNGDGTGGHIDDAANSSSSDDTTESSSPSTGPDDEVVDDPDSDVVDIDQAAWNDPVLEVDPEFTGNITATTSVETASGRMFALGSQGGRVSLWDDEMGQHIGTFTQHSEEIHTIRFVSYDDTLWVLSQTDSDVYVWNSSDTGDYTEIEQDYDYDAVKWVGQYRGQIAVAEGHKNVTFRGLFTGEKIDTVRGGCSNNAGSAVVEQDDTVYVVAMFDCDDERIGVVNASDDDAPTVVESQILDETVRELGVNIVNDKAYVASYQSNGRLRLWSLDNLTLIPNNVTDQYQTVEWVKPIRLDGHVGLAWNGDQGSVKFAGTESPTPVGEIELDSDATLGPVFTYRGHPVVLIATAQGMIEFRSLAH; via the coding sequence ATGCACGCGACTTCGACAACCTCCGCCCTGGGTATCGACTTCGGAACGACTCATACGGTCGCCCACCTACGTCACCACGACAATCGCATTACCGCGCAATTGTTCGACGGGAATACTCTGTTGCCATCGGCCGTCTTCGCCGAAACCGACGGCTCTCTCACCACCGGTCGCGATGCGGTCGACAGTGGACGACATAACCCCGAACGTCTCGAACTCAACCCCAAACGCCGCATCGACGACGGCAGTGTCTTCCTCGGAGCCGACGACTACCCCCTGGAACAACTGGTCGCCGCCGTCCTATCGCGAGTAAAAACCGAATGCGAACGCACCGCCGCCGCGCTGGGACCGGTGACGATCACCGTTCCCGCCTCATGGGGTGCGACCCGGCGCCTGGTGATTCAGGATGCCGCCTCACAGGCCGGTTTCGGCCAGGTGACGTTGGTACCCGAGCCGGTAGCCGCAGCCAATCATTTTCTGAGCCTCAGCAATGTTTCGGTGCCCGACGGTGGCGCGGTGGTCGTGTACGACTTCGGCGCGGGCACGTTCGACGCTACCGTTCTACAACGACAGGGTGGTGCGTTGAACGTGGTGGCATTGGACGGTTCTGATTCTCTCGGTGGTTTGGACGTCGATCAGGCGTTGGTGGAATACCTGGTCGGTCAATATCCGGATGAGGATTGGTCATGGCTGAACTCCCCCGCTGGCACGCAACAACAACGTTGGGTACGGGAATTCTTCGACGCGGTTCGTACCGCGAAAGAACGGCTGTCACGGCAGACGACTGCAGAGGTTCATCTACCGCATGGCAGCTCCGCCACTCATCTCACCCGTGCTGAGCTCGACGAGGTGGTCGCTCCGCTGATTCGTCGTACGGTACGCACCACGCAAGGAGTGATTCGCGCCAGCGGTATCGGCCCTGACGCCGTAGCGGGTATTTTTCTAGTCGGCGGTTCTTCACGTATGCCCATTGTGGCCACAACCGTTCATGAACAGTTGGGCATGGCTCCCGTTGCTCTCGAACAGCCCGAGTTGGCCGTATCAGAAGGGGCGTTGGTCAATCCCGCCGCGGCAGCATCACCGCCTTCTCCTCCCCCTCAGGCATTTAGTCCTCCAGCCCCAGTGGAGCCGAATCGACCTCGTCGCCTACGTACGATGGCGGCCGTCAGTTCCGTCGCGGCCGTGGCAGTGGTAGCTCTAGTGGTCGCATTCGTGTTGCTTCCCGGTGACGACAACGGTGACGGGACCGGTGGCCACATCGATGATGCCGCGAATTCGTCCTCTAGCGACGATACGACGGAGAGCTCGTCTCCCTCTACCGGACCGGACGATGAGGTCGTCGACGATCCCGATTCAGACGTCGTCGACATCGATCAAGCGGCCTGGAACGACCCGGTATTGGAAGTCGACCCCGAGTTCACCGGAAATATCACCGCTACCACCTCGGTCGAAACCGCCTCCGGTCGAATGTTCGCCCTCGGCAGTCAAGGAGGGCGCGTGAGCCTGTGGGACGACGAGATGGGCCAGCACATCGGTACCTTCACCCAACATTCGGAGGAAATACACACCATCCGTTTCGTCAGCTATGACGACACGCTTTGGGTTCTGTCACAGACCGACAGCGACGTGTACGTGTGGAACAGCTCCGATACCGGCGATTACACTGAAATCGAGCAGGATTACGACTACGACGCCGTTAAATGGGTCGGCCAGTATCGCGGCCAGATCGCCGTAGCCGAAGGCCATAAAAACGTGACCTTCCGAGGTCTTTTCACCGGCGAAAAAATCGATACCGTCCGTGGCGGCTGTTCCAACAACGCAGGTTCGGCCGTTGTCGAACAGGACGATACCGTCTACGTCGTTGCCATGTTCGACTGCGATGACGAACGCATCGGTGTCGTCAACGCTTCCGACGACGACGCCCCCACCGTCGTCGAATCACAAATCCTCGACGAAACGGTCCGCGAACTCGGCGTCAACATCGTCAACGACAAAGCCTACGTCGCTTCCTATCAATCCAACGGACGCCTCCGGCTATGGTCGTTGGACAACCTGACGTTGATCCCCAATAACGTCACCGACCAATATCAAACCGTTGAGTGGGTAAAACCAATCAGACTGGACGGACACGTCGGGCTCGCGTGGAACGGCGATCAAGGGAGCGTGAAGTTCGCCGGGACCGAAAGCCCCACACCCGTCGGAGAGATCGAGCTGGACTCCGACGCGACGCTCGGGCCGGTTTTCACCTACCGTGGCCATCCCGTGGTCTTGATCGCCACCGCGCAAGGAATGATCGAGTTCCGAAGTCTCGCTCACTGA
- a CDS encoding NAD(P)H-binding protein, with amino-acid sequence MRVVIAGGHGQIALLLERLLADRGDTPVGIVRNPDHVPDVTATGAEAVVLDLEEASVSELAEQLSGADAVVFAAGAGPGSGIERKETVDKAAAVLLADAAERAGVPRYVMISARRVDDPTAADQSNPVFAAYLRAKAAADQEVRARRSLQTTIVRPGKLTDETATGRVRVARQTGTGSIPRADVAAMVAETLNRPETAGHTFELVSGDTSIDQAFAQVAGW; translated from the coding sequence ATGCGTGTGGTTATAGCCGGCGGTCACGGTCAGATAGCTCTGTTGTTGGAACGCCTTCTAGCCGACCGAGGCGACACCCCGGTAGGGATCGTCCGCAATCCCGACCACGTCCCCGACGTCACCGCCACCGGCGCCGAAGCGGTGGTATTGGATCTGGAGGAGGCCTCCGTCTCCGAACTGGCCGAGCAACTGTCCGGAGCCGACGCGGTCGTATTCGCTGCCGGAGCCGGGCCCGGCAGTGGTATTGAACGGAAGGAAACAGTGGACAAAGCGGCGGCGGTTCTACTGGCCGACGCCGCCGAAAGAGCCGGAGTACCCCGATATGTGATGATATCGGCGCGGCGCGTCGACGACCCGACCGCCGCCGATCAGTCGAATCCGGTGTTCGCCGCCTACCTACGAGCGAAAGCCGCCGCCGATCAAGAGGTGCGCGCGCGTCGTTCCTTGCAGACGACGATCGTGCGTCCCGGCAAACTGACCGACGAGACGGCGACCGGTCGAGTGCGGGTCGCCCGCCAGACGGGCACCGGCTCGATTCCACGGGCCGACGTGGCCGCCATGGTGGCGGAGACGTTGAACCGACCCGAAACAGCCGGTCACACCTTCGAACTCGTGTCCGGTGACACCTCGATCGATCAGGCGTTCGCCCAAGTCGCCGGATGGTAA
- a CDS encoding ATP-binding cassette domain-containing protein, with protein MNTAQHRADQHNHIRVQGAREHNLKNINIALPKHRLTVFTGVSGSGKSSLVFDTIAAESQRLINETYSAFLQGFMPTLARPDVDVLEGLTTAIIVDQEPMGANTMSTVGTATDANAILRILYSRIAQPHIGPPNAYSFNVPTIRASGAMTVERGNRKTEHKTYTVNGGMCPHCEGRGHITDLDLTELYDDTKTLNEGAITIPNYKPDGWLVRTITQSGYVDGNKPIRNYTKKELNDFLYREPTKIKIENTNLTYEGLIPRVKKSFLNKDPDAMQPHIRAFVDRAVTYTECPGCHGTRLNETARTSTINGKNIADACAMQINDLAEWATTLHEPTVTPLINTLQHTLNSFVEIGLGYLSLDRPTGSLSGGEAQRTKMIRHLGSPLTDITYIFDEPTAGLHPHDIQRMNTLLTRLRDKGNTVLVVEHEPETITIADHIVDLGPKAGPDGGHICFEGTVPQLTNSNTLTGQHLNDHITLNTNPRTPNGTIEIRNANTHNLKNINVDIPLGILTAVTGVAGSGKSSLIHDSMPHDNTTIAIDQSTIRGSRRSNPATYTGLLEPIRKAFAKANNVKPALFSANSKGACPACNGAGLIYTDLGMMASVTTTCEECDGKRYQPDVLNYHLGNKNISDILAMPVTEAQQFFHPNGPAPLKPAHTILTHLNDVGLGYLHLGQPLTTLSGGERQRLKLATHMKDKAGTYLLDEPTTGLHPTDVQQLLNLLDHLVDNGKTVIIIEHNQAVIAHADHIIDLGPEAGHDGGHIVFQGTPQQLIDNPTTLTGKHLADNSNT; from the coding sequence ATGAACACCGCACAACACCGCGCCGACCAACACAACCACATCCGCGTCCAAGGCGCCCGCGAACACAACCTCAAAAACATCAACATCGCACTACCCAAACACCGACTCACCGTCTTCACCGGCGTATCAGGATCAGGAAAAAGCTCCCTCGTCTTCGACACCATCGCCGCCGAATCCCAACGACTCATCAACGAAACCTACAGCGCCTTCCTCCAAGGATTCATGCCCACACTCGCCCGACCCGACGTCGACGTCCTCGAAGGACTCACCACCGCCATCATCGTCGACCAAGAACCCATGGGAGCCAACACCATGTCCACCGTCGGAACCGCCACCGACGCCAACGCGATCCTACGCATCCTCTACAGCCGCATCGCCCAACCCCACATCGGACCACCCAACGCCTACTCCTTCAACGTCCCCACCATACGCGCCAGCGGAGCCATGACCGTCGAACGCGGAAACCGCAAAACAGAACACAAAACCTACACCGTCAACGGCGGAATGTGCCCACACTGCGAAGGCCGCGGCCACATCACCGACCTCGACCTCACCGAACTCTACGACGACACCAAAACTCTCAACGAAGGCGCCATCACCATCCCCAACTACAAACCCGACGGCTGGCTCGTCCGCACCATCACCCAATCCGGATACGTCGACGGAAACAAACCCATCCGCAACTACACCAAAAAAGAACTCAACGACTTCCTCTACCGCGAACCCACCAAAATCAAAATCGAAAACACCAACCTCACCTACGAAGGACTCATCCCCAGAGTCAAAAAATCATTCCTCAACAAAGACCCCGACGCCATGCAACCCCACATCCGCGCCTTCGTCGACCGCGCCGTCACCTACACCGAATGCCCCGGATGCCACGGAACCCGCCTCAACGAAACCGCCCGAACCTCCACCATCAACGGAAAAAACATCGCCGACGCCTGCGCCATGCAAATCAACGACCTCGCCGAATGGGCCACAACCCTCCACGAACCCACCGTCACACCCCTCATCAACACCCTCCAACACACCCTCAACTCCTTCGTCGAAATCGGACTCGGATACCTCTCCCTCGACCGACCCACCGGAAGCCTCTCCGGAGGAGAAGCCCAACGCACCAAAATGATCCGCCACCTCGGCTCCCCACTCACCGACATCACCTACATATTCGACGAACCCACCGCCGGACTCCACCCCCACGACATCCAACGCATGAACACCCTCCTCACCCGACTACGCGACAAAGGCAACACCGTCCTCGTCGTCGAACACGAACCCGAAACCATCACCATCGCCGACCACATCGTCGACCTCGGCCCCAAAGCCGGACCCGACGGCGGACACATCTGCTTCGAAGGCACCGTCCCACAACTCACCAACAGCAACACCCTCACCGGACAACACCTCAACGACCACATCACCCTCAACACCAACCCACGCACCCCCAACGGCACCATCGAAATCCGCAACGCCAACACCCACAACCTCAAAAACATCAACGTCGACATCCCCCTCGGCATCCTCACCGCCGTCACCGGAGTCGCCGGCTCCGGAAAAAGCTCCCTCATCCACGACTCCATGCCACACGACAACACCACCATCGCCATCGACCAAAGCACCATCCGCGGCTCCCGACGCAGCAACCCCGCCACCTACACCGGACTCCTCGAACCCATCCGAAAAGCCTTCGCCAAAGCCAACAACGTCAAACCAGCCCTATTCAGCGCCAACTCCAAAGGCGCCTGCCCCGCCTGCAACGGCGCCGGCCTCATCTACACCGACCTCGGCATGATGGCCAGCGTCACCACCACCTGCGAAGAATGCGACGGCAAACGCTACCAACCCGACGTCCTCAACTACCACCTCGGCAACAAAAACATCAGCGACATCCTCGCCATGCCCGTCACCGAAGCCCAACAATTCTTCCACCCCAACGGACCCGCCCCACTCAAACCCGCCCACACCATCCTCACCCACCTCAACGACGTCGGACTCGGCTACCTCCACCTCGGACAACCCCTCACCACCCTCTCCGGAGGCGAACGACAACGCCTCAAACTCGCCACCCACATGAAAGACAAAGCCGGAACCTACCTCCTCGACGAACCCACCACCGGACTCCACCCCACCGACGTCCAACAACTCCTCAACCTACTCGACCACCTCGTCGACAACGGAAAAACCGTCATCATCATCGAACACAACCAAGCCGTCATCGCACACGCCGACCACATCATCGACCTCGGCCCCGAAGCCGGCCACGACGGTGGACACATCGTCTTCCAAGGCACACCACAACAACTCATCGACAACCCCACCACACTCACCGGCAAACACCTCGCCGACAACAGCAACACCTAA
- a CDS encoding pyrophosphatase has translation MDIEKLTEKVDQVCQGYVDKFGIEPDDNWHVLKLQEEVGELTQVYLQMKGQARLKGKNNEEIHADFRAEVADVFCQILLLAHHHGIDLAAEVDTKWLAWLPKGQQ, from the coding sequence ATGGATATTGAGAAGTTGACCGAGAAGGTCGACCAAGTATGCCAAGGATATGTGGACAAATTCGGCATCGAGCCCGACGACAATTGGCACGTTCTGAAACTTCAGGAAGAAGTAGGAGAGCTGACGCAGGTGTACCTGCAGATGAAAGGACAGGCGCGACTTAAAGGCAAGAACAATGAGGAAATTCATGCGGATTTCCGTGCTGAAGTGGCCGACGTGTTCTGCCAGATACTGTTGCTTGCCCATCACCATGGTATTGATTTGGCTGCGGAAGTCGATACGAAATGGCTTGCCTGGCTTCCCAAAGGACAGCAATGA